The genomic window GCCGACAGTTCGAGGTCCGTGAGCACGTGTAGCTCGGCGATCGCGGCGTCGCGGTCCGCCGCGGTGATCACCGCCGTCGCGCACCGGGCCCGTACTGGCGGCGACAGCTCGATCCACTGCTCGGCGGCGCGCGGGTGAAGCCGAACGCGGAGCGTGCGGTCGCCGAGGACGAGCCCGAGTTCGCGCACGCCGCGCGCCACCACGCGCACGCCGGCGACCGGGTGATCGGTCCGCTGCCGAGCGGTGGCGAAGTCGCCGCGCGAAAACCCGGTCCAGGCCGTCGCCGGATCGCCGTCGGCCAGCTCGCGGGGCGGGGCGAGGTCCGCCGCGCCGGCGGCGCGCGCGTCCCGGCTCACCGCGTCGAACCGAAACGCGATCGGCCGTCCCGCCGGCGGGGCGCCGACGCGCGCGGCGGCGATGGGGGTGCCGGCTGGAAGTTGCACCGGCAACGTGGCGCGGCGAAACGCGCGGCGGTCGAAATCGAACATCTCGGCGTACAGGTAGGCGGGCGCGCCGTCGCACCGGGCGATCCCCGGGCGCGACTGGTAGCGGACGACGCCGGCCGGCGTGAGCGCGACGTCGCGGCTCCACTCGCCGTCTCGCCCCTGCGGTCCGACGGCCTCGTGCGCGAGGACGACGAGGTCGCCGCGGTCGTAGGCGAGGACGAGCGCCTCGGCCGCGGCCGGCCGGGGCGCCCGGCGCGGGCCGAACTCGGCCTGCGCGAGGATGACCGCGCGGCGACCGTAGCGGCGCGCCGACAGCGTCGCTCGGCGCAGCGGCAGGTCCGTCGCGCGAAACGCGCGCACCGCGCCCGCGCCGGGTGCGCCGCTGCGCTGGAGCGTCACGAGCCCGCTCGCCTCGACCCGGATCGCGTCGGCCGCGCCGTCGCCGTCGATGTCGAACCGCAGCTCCGCGGTGGCGACCGGCGTCTGCGCGGCCGCCCGCGGCTCGGTCATCGCCAGCGCGGCCAGCGCGGCCCCGGCCCAGGCAACCGCGCGCCGCAGCGGCACGACCGCCGGCTCGGCGCATCCGGCCGCGTTCGGCGCCCGCGGTGGCGCGGCCGGCGCCGCGACCGGAGGTCGGGCGCGATGGCGGTGGCGACGGGTCACGTGCGGAGTATAGTGCGCGCCCCGTGCGCCGGCGCGACTTCCACTACGACCTGCCGCGCGAGCTGATCGCGCAGACCCCCGCGGCGCGCCGCGACGCATCGCGGCTGCTGGTCGTGGGCGACGACGGTCTGGACGACCGGACGTTCGCCGATCTGCCGGCGCTGCTGCCGCCGGACGCGGTCGTGGTCGTCAACGATGCGAAGGTCGTCCCGGCGCGGCTGCGCGGCCACAAGCCGACCGGCGGCGCGGTCGAGCTGCTGCTGCTCGAGCCGCTCGCGGCGCCGGACCCGCGCGATCCGGCCGGCGGCCACCGCTGGCGCGCCATGGCGCGCGCGTCCAAGCCGCTGCGCGCCGGCACGCCGGTCGCGCTCGCCGGCGGCGGTCCCACCGTCCACATCGCGACCGACCGCGCGCCGGACGGCACCGTCGAGGTCGTGTTGCCCGAGCCGGCGGACGACCTGTGCGCGCGGTGGGGCGAGGTCCCGCTGCCGCCGTACATCGCGCGCCCGCGCGGCGCGACCCGCGAGGACGCCGAGCGCTACCAGACCGTCTACGCGCGCGCGCCGGGCGCCGTCGCCGCGCCGACCGCCGGCCTGCACTTCACGCCGGAATTGCTCGACGCGTTGCCCGGCGACGTGGCGACGCTGACCCTGCGGGTCGGTCCGGGCACGTTCGCCCCGGTGCGCGCGGACGACCTCGACGACCACGAGATGCACGCCGAGGCGTTCGACATCCCCGAGCGCACCGCGCGCCTGGTCGCCAGCGGCCGGCCGGTCGTTGCGATCGGAACGACCGTCGTGCGCGCGCTCGAGGCGTACGCGCGCGGCGACCGCGGCGCGACCCGGCTGTTCATCCGGCCGGGGTTCGCGTTTCAGGTCGTCGATCTGCTGGTGACCAACTTCCACTTGCCGGAATCGACCCTGCTGATGCTCGTGTGCGCGTTCGGCGGCACCGACTGCGTGTTCGCCGCCTACCGGCACGCCGTCGCCGCGCGCTATCGGTTCTACAGCTACGGCGACGCGATGCTGATCGCGCGGGCGGGCGGGCGATGGCGGACGGCGGCACCGGGGCGGAGGCCCGGCGCCGGATGAACACGCCCGGGTTCTCGTTCGAGGTGGTCGCCACCTCCGGGAAGGCGCGGGCCGGCGTGCTGCACACGCCGCGCGGCGACATCCCGACGCCGGCGTTCATGCCCGTGGGCACGGCCGGCACCGTCAAGGCGATGTTGCCGAGCGAACTCGAGGCGCCGCCGCTGGATGTGCGCATCCTGCTCGGCAACACCTATCATTTGTATCTGCGGCCGGGCCTCGACGTGGTGCGCGCGCACGGCGGCCTGCACGCGATGATGGGCTGGCGGCGCGCCATCCTCACCGACTCGGGCGGGTTCCAGGTGTTCAGCCTCGCGCACCGAAACCGCATCGACGACGACGGCGTCACGTTCCGATCCCACATCGACGGGTCGTCGCACCGGTTCACGCCGGAGTTGTCCATGCACATCCAGGGCGTGCTCGGGTCGGACATCGCGATGGTGTTCGACCAGTGTCCGCCCGCCGGCGCCAGCGACGCCGAGCACGAGCGGGCGGTCGCGCGGACGACCGCGTGGGCCCGGCGGTGTGCGGCGGTCGACCGGCCGCCGGGGCAGGCGCTGTTCGGCATCGTCCAGGGTGGGCTGGACGTCGGCCGCCGCCGCCGGCATCTCGCCGAACTCGTCGACATCGGCTTCGACGGCTACGCGATCGGCGGCCTGTCCGTCGGCGAGGCGCCGGAGGACATGTACGCCGTCCTCGACGCGTTCGCGGCCGACCTGCCGGCCGATCGCCCGCGCTATCTGATGGGGGTCGGGACGCCGGCGGACATCGAGCGCGCCGTGTTCGCAGGGGTCGACCTGTTCGACTGCGTGATGCCGACGCGCAACGCGCGCAACGGATCGCTGTTTACGTCCGAGGGCCGCGTGGTCATCTCGAACGCCCGCTACCGCGAGGACACCCGCCCGCTGGACCCGACCTGCCCCTGCGCGACCTGCCGGACGACGACGCGCGCCTACCTGCGCCACCTGTACACGAGCCGCGAGATCCTCTACAGCCGGCTCGCAACACTTCACAATCTCACGCATTACGCGCGGCACATGGCGTCGCTGCGCGCCCGAATCGTCGCCGGCGCGCGCGGCGCTTGACGCCGCCCGGGCGCGATGCTAAAGCTGCGCGTCTTTTAGGGTTTTCCCCAGGCGAGGAGACGTCTCGTGCAAAGTATGTCCCCGGTTTTGTTCATGCTCCTGATGTTCGGCGTGTTCTGGCTGCTGCTGATCCGCCCGCAGATGAAGCGCCAAAAGGAGCACCAGGCCATGCTCGCCCGCCTCAAGAAGGGGGACGAGGTCGTCACGCGCGGCGGCCTGATCGGCAAGGTCGTCGGCGTCTCGGACGCGATCCTCACCATTGAATTGCAGGAGAAGGTGCGCGTGCGCGTGCGGCGCGACTACATCGACAGCATGCACGGCGCGGCGGCCGGCGACGAGGTGCGGCGCGCGGCGTAGGCCGCGTCAGATCGACCCGCGCGGG from Deltaproteobacteria bacterium includes these protein-coding regions:
- the queA gene encoding tRNA preQ1(34) S-adenosylmethionine ribosyltransferase-isomerase QueA encodes the protein MRRRDFHYDLPRELIAQTPAARRDASRLLVVGDDGLDDRTFADLPALLPPDAVVVVNDAKVVPARLRGHKPTGGAVELLLLEPLAAPDPRDPAGGHRWRAMARASKPLRAGTPVALAGGGPTVHIATDRAPDGTVEVVLPEPADDLCARWGEVPLPPYIARPRGATREDAERYQTVYARAPGAVAAPTAGLHFTPELLDALPGDVATLTLRVGPGTFAPVRADDLDDHEMHAEAFDIPERTARLVASGRPVVAIGTTVVRALEAYARGDRGATRLFIRPGFAFQVVDLLVTNFHLPESTLLMLVCAFGGTDCVFAAYRHAVAARYRFYSYGDAMLIARAGGRWRTAAPGRRPGAG
- a CDS encoding tRNA guanosine(34) transglycosylase Tgt, whose amino-acid sequence is MNTPGFSFEVVATSGKARAGVLHTPRGDIPTPAFMPVGTAGTVKAMLPSELEAPPLDVRILLGNTYHLYLRPGLDVVRAHGGLHAMMGWRRAILTDSGGFQVFSLAHRNRIDDDGVTFRSHIDGSSHRFTPELSMHIQGVLGSDIAMVFDQCPPAGASDAEHERAVARTTAWARRCAAVDRPPGQALFGIVQGGLDVGRRRRHLAELVDIGFDGYAIGGLSVGEAPEDMYAVLDAFAADLPADRPRYLMGVGTPADIERAVFAGVDLFDCVMPTRNARNGSLFTSEGRVVISNARYREDTRPLDPTCPCATCRTTTRAYLRHLYTSREILYSRLATLHNLTHYARHMASLRARIVAGARGA
- the yajC gene encoding preprotein translocase subunit YajC yields the protein MQSMSPVLFMLLMFGVFWLLLIRPQMKRQKEHQAMLARLKKGDEVVTRGGLIGKVVGVSDAILTIELQEKVRVRVRRDYIDSMHGAAAGDEVRRAA